ATCCAGTCGGATTTGGCGTGATGGCTGGAGCCACGGCCTTTTACAGTCCCGGCTGTTTGAATGGCCTGTCCGAATAACAGAACCTTTTCGGTAATGGTCGTTTTACCGGCATCGGGGTGAGAGATGATGGCAAATGTGCGGCGCTTAGCCACTTCAAGGGCGTATTCACTTGGAGACATGTTTTTCACGTTTCTGCGGTTGGTCCGCCCTGCATAGGATTCACATCACGTCAGAAGGTGACGTCAGGCAAAGCGGTAATAAAAGTTATAGCCGGCTATTTTCACTGATTTAGACGGGATGGGCAATCAATGGTTTTTTTGTGTGGTGTGACTAAGAGAGCGCTTTAGAAACGGAAGTCGGTTGAAAGTGCGGCCCAGTGTTCTTGCAGAACTATTTTATGTTCTTCAAGCATCGGTAACTCCGTAAGCAAATCTGGCCAGCATTTACGCGCAATTTCAATGGCTTCATCAAGATGCACTTCAACGGCAGACCATGGTACACCAATTCTTTCAGCCCAGCGCTTGAAGGTCTGCATATTAATCACACTCCATCGTTTTTCTTTTGCCATATTCAAAGCCACACCATCGTCCCTCTTAACGTAGGGTTTGGTAGAAACAATGTCATAGGCAGGTGAAAGGACAGCGTCCACTCGATTGGGGTAGATCACCGTCCAGTTTTTTAGATGGGCATCCCCATTCGCCACTAAAATGTTCGCCAACATCCGGCGCGCCATCTGCTGAATATCGATGATTCCTCCTGCACCGACTCTATAAAGAGCACGACCAATATCGTCGTAGCTATAGCCCTTATATTTATTCCGCGCATAAACCTGAAAAATCTGTGCAAAATCCTCAGTATGCACGCGCCCTTCGTCCGTGCGGTCAAAGCGACGAATCGCGTAAGCATAAGGCTCATCAGGTAAAGGGATATCAGGTAAATTGACCAAATTTCGGAGCTCGACAAGCTTAATCTCAGGGATATTGACACCGATTACCTGCGCTAATTTCATCGCACTAAATTCATTCTCAGGCACTGCACGATGTGCCGTTGACGGAGTTTTGATAATCCAACTGTCTCCCCCGACAGCCGTACTCACGTTGAAACGGCCATCTTGTCGTAATGCAGAGAACTTCATCTGAACACCTGCCAGAGAAAATTTGTCGGTGCTATGCAAAACATCAATTTGAACGGCTTCCAGTTTGTCGCCACGAGATGTCAGCGCCCAGCCAGGTATTTCGCCCCCCTTAAGTGGCACGGCGGTTATCCCACCGGGCAGGTTATTACCGGCATAGGCCAGTAATGGGAACTCATCGTCATGATGGACTTTCAACGTCAACGCCATCCATTCTCGCAATGCGCCTTCTGACAACAAATTTGAAAGAACCGGGGGAAGCTTGTGAAAACTGATAAGCGGCTTATTGAGATATTCTGCCCGCACTTTTTGCGTCAATGTAAAAACGGGACGCTGACTGATGGGTAGTTCAAGATACTCCGGGGCAAAAGATAGGATATTTCGGCTGCCCGCATAATGTGCTAAAACCCCTACACACTGCTCATCAAGATACAGTGCTAAAGCCTCGACTGACTCCACCAGCTTCTCCATGTTTACTCCTTTAAATCACTTAAGATGTCATCCCAATCATTGTTAAGACTCTCTGGCTCCGGCTCAGATGGGCGGTTACCGTTACTAATTGTCGAATCAAGCAGCTCTTTAATCTCTTGTACACGCTGACGCGGCACCAACATGAGTTCCAGCTCCATGCCTTCCAGGATCCTCAGTAACGTTGAAAGACGGGGATCCGCACCCGCTTCAATTTTCTGATACTGCTGCTGAGTCATACCCGTTCTCATACGCATATCTTGTTGGCTCAGCCCTAACTGCCGGCGCCTTTGTTTTAATAAGGTCGGCAATTCATTGAGAGTTCTCATTAGCTATCTCCTGACAGACTACTTACAACAAAATAGCTGTTTTTCGGGTTATTTAACAACACATTAATTGTAATAATTAAAATTTACACTTAATTTGCTGTAAATAATTTTAATTACAACTCTTTAACTGTAAATATAATGAATTACACCTTTTTAATTGTAATTTTGGCGGAATACAACTAATTGGATGTAAATAGTATAAATTACAGTAAATGAGATGTTGTTACGGTATCACCCCAGCGGCAGCGCCATCATGATGGCATCTTCGCGGCCTTGTGCGGCGGGATAGTAATTACGGCGAATGGAAAGTTCATTAAAACCGAGGCTTTCATAGAGCGCGATCGCTTTGGCGTTGGAGGCACGAACTTCAAGCCATAATGTAAAAACATCTTTCTGTTCAAGTTGTTGTATCACTTCTTCCAGCAACGTACGGCCTAAGCCCTGACGCTGAAAAGCCGGATCGATAGCGATATTAAACAGTGTGGCTTCGTCGAGAACAATTTGAGTGATCGCAAAACCAGCCATCACTTCGCCCTGCATGATTTTGAGATTCAGATAGCGTTCGCCCTGATTGCTGGCAAGCGTATTTTCAGTCCACGGAAAGGCATGACTGGCTTGTTCGATGGCGAATGCGCGGGGAAGATCAGCGGGCGTCAGGATAGAAATGTTGTTCATTTTCACAGATCTGCTGCCAGAGCGCGCGTTTGGCGCCGGCGTCTTGATAGAGTTCGGCCAGGGCCGGAGTGGAGAGCTGCGGGCCAGTGAGAGTCAGCGGTTCGCTTACCCCCAGTCGCCAGATATTGCAGCGGGTATCTTCAGGTAACATAGTGACCTGTTCAGGCGTCAGGCGGTAAACTTCTGATTCTTTTAGCGTCAGGCTGCGCAAAACATCGCTGACCAGCGGATCATCTTCTGCTGGCGGAACGGCGGCGACGATCAGCAATTTAGTTCCCGCGGGCAGACTGACTGCCACTTCGCCTTGTAATACAGCAGGCCGGCGCAGCGTCCACTGGGTAATGCCCAGCTGTTGTAATAATGTATCTCGTCTGGATGCCATGCCTGATCCCTGCCGGTTGAAGTGCGAAAAGCCCGGCTATGCTAGCAAACACATCGAACATGCGCCAATAAAGCTCGATTACTCAATCAGAGACGAAGAGTATATAATCCCGCGTTCATTCCTGAGGAGCCTCACCCTGATGTCTGCATTAACTCCGGCCAGTGAAGTCATACTGCGCCATAGCGAAGAATTTGAAGGCCGCCGCGTCCTGTTCGCCGGTGACTTACAAGACAGCCTGCCAGCTGAAATTGACGCCGAAGAAGTTCGCGTCCACACCAATATGTATCACCACTGGCAGATGCTCAGCAAAGCGCTGGGAGATAACGTTCAGTTTGGCTTAGTTGCTGATGCTGAATTCATCGCGCCGTGTGATGTGCTCGTCTATTACTGGCCAAAGAGCAAACTGGAAGCGAAATTCCAGCTGTTCAACTTACTGTCACACTTACCGGTCGGCATTGATGTGTTTGTCATCGGTGAAAACCGCAGTGGCGTTCGCAGCGGGGAAACCACGCTGGAAGGCCTGTGCGAACTGAGTAAAGTCGACAGTGCACGTCGTTGCGGTTTGTACCATGGCCGTCTGGAAAAGCAGCCTGAGTTTGATGCTGACGGCTGGTGGGATCAGTACATGGTCGAAGAAGTGACCATAAAAACCCTGCCAGGCGTATTCAGCCGTGAAGGTCTGGACAGCGGAAGCCTGTTGCTGATCAACAGTTTCGAAGAGCCGGTTAAAGGTAAAGTGCTGGATGTTGCCTGTGGTGCCGGGGTACTGGCCTCGGTACTGGCCATGTACTCGCCGAAGATGAAAATCACGCTAAGTGATGTGAGTGCGGCCGCTATCGAAGCCAGCCGCGCCACACTGGCGGCAAACGATCTGCCGGGCGAAGTCATTGCCAGCAATGTCTATTCCGACATTGCCGGGCGTTTCGATATGATCATCTCCAACCCGCCATTCCATGAAGGTCTGCAAACCAGTCTGACAGCGGCGGAGCAGTTGATCCGTGGTGCGGTAAGCCATCTGAACATCGGCGGCGAACTGCGCATTGTGGCGAACGCCTTCCTGCCTTATGCCGCCCTGCTTGATGACGCCTTTGGCAGCCACGAAGTGCTGGCACAAAACGGCCGCTTCAAAGTGTACCGGGCCGTACGTGGACGTCCGCCGCGCGATCTGAAAAAGAAAAAACGTTAATCAGTCAGACGTTGAGGAAACGCATCAGTTCCGCGTTGTAGCGATCACCCGCTGCCACGCGGAAAGGAAACACTGCTTCGATCGCCGCGATTTCGGCTTCACTCAGGGAGACATCAAGCGCGGCGATGTTTTCCTCAAGATAATGACGATGTTTGGTGCCAGGGATCGGCACTATGTTATCGCTTTGCGATAATACCCACGCCAGCGCCAGCTGCGAGGGTTTCACCCCTTTCTCCTGCGCCAGTTCACTGATTTTCTCCGCCAGTTGCAGATTTTTCGCGAAGTTGTCCCCCTGAAAACGCGGGCTGTCGCGGCGGTAATCATCCAAATCCAGATCGTCCACTGAACGGATTTGTCCGGTCAGAAAACCCCGACCCAGCGGGCTGTAAGGCACAAAACCAATCCCCAGACGCTCACACGCCGGTAAAATATCGGCTTCCACATCACGTGACCAGAGCGAATATTCGGTTTGCAGCGCGGTGACCGGATGCACTTTATGCGCCCGTTCCAGAATGCTCACAGGCACTTCGCTCAGCCCGATATAACGGATCTTGCCTTCCCGCACCAGATCGGAGAGCGCGCCGATGGTTTCTTCGACCGGCACCGTCGGATCCGGACGGTGCTGATAATAGAGGTCGATAACGTCGGTCCCCAGACGCTTCAGGCTGCCTTCTACCGATTTGCGGACATAGTCCGGATGGCCGTTTGTACCCCGCACCTGCGGATGGGACGGATCACGCACAATACCGAATTTGGTGGCTAAAAAAACCTGATTGCGACGCCCTTTCAGGAAACGCCCCAGCAGTTCTTCATTGGTATGCGGGCCATACATGTCGGCGGTATCCAGCATCGTGACGCCCAGTTCCAGCGCACGCTCCAGCGTTGCCATCGATTCTTTATCATCCAGACCGGTGGTATAGAAGTCGCTCATGCCCATGCAACCTAGCCCCAGCGCTGACACCATCGGACCCTTTTTACCCAGCTGACGTTGTTTCATCGGATTTTCCTTATGACACAG
This window of the Rahnella aceris genome carries:
- a CDS encoding type II toxin-antitoxin system HipA family toxin; this translates as MEKLVESVEALALYLDEQCVGVLAHYAGSRNILSFAPEYLELPISQRPVFTLTQKVRAEYLNKPLISFHKLPPVLSNLLSEGALREWMALTLKVHHDDEFPLLAYAGNNLPGGITAVPLKGGEIPGWALTSRGDKLEAVQIDVLHSTDKFSLAGVQMKFSALRQDGRFNVSTAVGGDSWIIKTPSTAHRAVPENEFSAMKLAQVIGVNIPEIKLVELRNLVNLPDIPLPDEPYAYAIRRFDRTDEGRVHTEDFAQIFQVYARNKYKGYSYDDIGRALYRVGAGGIIDIQQMARRMLANILVANGDAHLKNWTVIYPNRVDAVLSPAYDIVSTKPYVKRDDGVALNMAKEKRWSVINMQTFKRWAERIGVPWSAVEVHLDEAIEIARKCWPDLLTELPMLEEHKIVLQEHWAALSTDFRF
- a CDS encoding helix-turn-helix domain-containing protein gives rise to the protein MRTLNELPTLLKQRRRQLGLSQQDMRMRTGMTQQQYQKIEAGADPRLSTLLRILEGMELELMLVPRQRVQEIKELLDSTISNGNRPSEPEPESLNNDWDDILSDLKE
- the rimI gene encoding ribosomal protein S18-alanine N-acetyltransferase gives rise to the protein MNNISILTPADLPRAFAIEQASHAFPWTENTLASNQGERYLNLKIMQGEVMAGFAITQIVLDEATLFNIAIDPAFQRQGLGRTLLEEVIQQLEQKDVFTLWLEVRASNAKAIALYESLGFNELSIRRNYYPAAQGREDAIMMALPLG
- a CDS encoding DNA polymerase III subunit psi gives rise to the protein MASRRDTLLQQLGITQWTLRRPAVLQGEVAVSLPAGTKLLIVAAVPPAEDDPLVSDVLRSLTLKESEVYRLTPEQVTMLPEDTRCNIWRLGVSEPLTLTGPQLSTPALAELYQDAGAKRALWQQICENEQHFYPDAR
- the rsmC gene encoding 16S rRNA (guanine(1207)-N(2))-methyltransferase RsmC, whose amino-acid sequence is MSALTPASEVILRHSEEFEGRRVLFAGDLQDSLPAEIDAEEVRVHTNMYHHWQMLSKALGDNVQFGLVADAEFIAPCDVLVYYWPKSKLEAKFQLFNLLSHLPVGIDVFVIGENRSGVRSGETTLEGLCELSKVDSARRCGLYHGRLEKQPEFDADGWWDQYMVEEVTIKTLPGVFSREGLDSGSLLLINSFEEPVKGKVLDVACGAGVLASVLAMYSPKMKITLSDVSAAAIEASRATLAANDLPGEVIASNVYSDIAGRFDMIISNPPFHEGLQTSLTAAEQLIRGAVSHLNIGGELRIVANAFLPYAALLDDAFGSHEVLAQNGRFKVYRAVRGRPPRDLKKKKR
- a CDS encoding aldo/keto reductase encodes the protein MKQRQLGKKGPMVSALGLGCMGMSDFYTTGLDDKESMATLERALELGVTMLDTADMYGPHTNEELLGRFLKGRRNQVFLATKFGIVRDPSHPQVRGTNGHPDYVRKSVEGSLKRLGTDVIDLYYQHRPDPTVPVEETIGALSDLVREGKIRYIGLSEVPVSILERAHKVHPVTALQTEYSLWSRDVEADILPACERLGIGFVPYSPLGRGFLTGQIRSVDDLDLDDYRRDSPRFQGDNFAKNLQLAEKISELAQEKGVKPSQLALAWVLSQSDNIVPIPGTKHRHYLEENIAALDVSLSEAEIAAIEAVFPFRVAAGDRYNAELMRFLNV